From one Vicia villosa cultivar HV-30 ecotype Madison, WI unplaced genomic scaffold, Vvil1.0 ctg.002761F_1_1, whole genome shotgun sequence genomic stretch:
- the LOC131639758 gene encoding F-box/kelch-repeat protein At3g23880-like — protein MNFKKSLMSRAVLPDDLISRILSFLPVKSLLQLRCVCKSWKTLISQPTFIKLHLHQSAKPPQIALISFSFNGFKILPYPIHRLVDNTSSITLPHKIPFLLGYIGNYRLVGSSNGLLCILVKFSCDSFDEIVLYLLNPATRKLSNKIVFLHESHPKLYKDPFRSWKFSFGYDNSTDTYKIVASSEMGREVKLFTSGGDHVWRNIESLPLVPREYGVYSELGVSNSVHVSGSLNWLAIRNESRYDLYDCRVIPIDQFVIVSLDLKTETYRQLRILRGFDEAPLLEPILVVLMDCLCFCHDFHGTDMVIWKMKKFGVEESWTRFIKVSYQSFSYDFPKLILFPLCLSPNGETLVLGWNGGDKQAILYNLRDDRAEKTAITNKVQWISSTAYVESLVSTC, from the coding sequence ATGAATTTCAAAAAGTCTCTGATGTCGCGCGCAGTTCTCCCGGACGACCTCATTTCCCGAATCCTATCATTCCTTCCGGTGAAATCTCTTCTGCAACTCAGGTGCGTCTGCAAGTCATGGAAAACCCTAATTTCCCAACCCACTTTCATCAAACTACACCTTCATCAATCCGCAAAACCCCCCCAAATCGCACTAATATCATTCTCATTCAACGGTTTCAAAATCTTACCATACCCGATACATCGATTAGTCGACAACACCTCCTCCATCACCCTCCCTCACAAAATTCCCTTCCTATTGGGTTACATTGGAAACTATCGTCTTGTTGGTTCTTCCAACGGATTACTCTGCATACTGGTAAAATTTTCCTGTGATAGTTTTGATGAGATTGTTCTTTATTTATTGAACCCGGCAACCAGGaaattatctaacaaaatagtttttCTTCATGAGTCTCACCCTAAGTTGTACAAAGATCCATTTAGATCATGGAAATTCTCGTTTGGATATGATAATTCAACTGACACATATAAGATTGTTGCATCGAGTGAAATGGGAAGAGAGGTGAAACTTTTTACTTCCGGCGGTGATCATGTTTGGAGAAACATTGAAAGTTTACCTTTGGTTCCTCGCGAGTATGGTGTATATAGTGAACTGGGTGTTAGTAACAGTGTTCATGTTAGTGGCAGTCTTAATTGGCTGGCAATTCGAAATGAGTCTCGTTATGATTTATATGATTGCAGAGTTATTCCAATTGACCAATTTGTGATTGTTTCACTTGATTTGAAGACGGAGACATATCGTCAGTTGCGAATCCTTCGTGGTTTTGATGAAGCACCACTGCTTGAGCCAATTCTTGTTGTGTTGATGGATTGTCTTTGTTTTTGTCATGATTTCCATGGAACTGATATGGTTATTTGGAAGATGAAGAAATTTGGAGTTGAAGAGTCTTGGACTCGGTTTATCAAAGTTAGTTACCAAAGTTTTTCATACGATTTTCCAAAATTGATCTTGTTCCCGTTGTGCCTTTCTCCGAATGGCGAGACATTGGTTTTGGGATGGAATGGTGGAGATAAGCAAGCCATTCTTTATAATTTGAGAGATGATAGAGCTGAGAAAACTGCAATTACCAATAAAGTTCAGTGGATTAGTTCCACAGCTTATGTTGAAAGCTTGGTTTCAACATGTTGA
- the LOC131639761 gene encoding uncharacterized protein LOC131639761, whose translation MGIPVCCVSQPDIPFVGVDPPLKKCDVTQTCVDTTDVFVTGQKFATREEAISWIKDVGIRNKVTVIIARSDIKTGKRGRSDKLVFGCDRGGKYKKTDSETQSASKRCGCPFKIRSTPSKDGSGWKIDVKCGVHNHGLPDRFEGHAFVSRLNTDDKQHIVDLTKRHVPPRHILLSLQERDPENVTRITQIYKHKSKIQKDIRGPITEMQQLLKLVEESGYVYWSRKKDESEVTNKYRQPLFEIVGMTSTKLTFAVAFAYMESEQTETFCWVLDNVSMKCA comes from the exons ATGGGTATTCCGGTTTGTTGTGTGTCCCAACCGGATATCCCCTTTGTGG gtGTGGATCCTCCTTTGAAGAAATGCGATGTAACTCAAACATGTGTCGATACAACTGATGTTTTTGTAACTGGTCAAAAATTTGCTACAAGAGAAGAGGCGATAAGTTGGATTAAGGACGTTGGAATCAGGAATAAAGTGACAGTTATAATAGCTCGTTCAGATATCAAAACAGGCAAGCGAGGAAGAAGTGATAAATTAGTATTTGGTTGTGATAGAGgtggaaaatacaaaaaaacagaTAGCGAAACCCAAAGTGCTAGTAAGAGATGTGGTTGTCCTTTCAAAATTAGGTCAACACCGTCGAAAGATGGTTCTGGATGGAAGATCGATGTAAAATGCGGAGTACACAACCACGGCTTACCTGATAGATTTGAAGGTCATGCTTTCGTAAGTCGACTAAATACAGATGATAAGCAACATATTGTTGATTTGACAAAACGCCATGTTCCACCAAGACACATATTATTGTCATTGCAAGAGCGTGACCCGGAGAATGTCACTCGGATCacgcaaatatacaaacataagaGTAAGATACAAAAAGACATAAGGGGTCCTATAACAGAAATGCAACAATTGCTCAAGTTGGTTGAAGAATCAGGTTATGTTTACTGGAGTAGGAAAAAGGATGAGTCagaagtt acaaacaagtacagGCAACCGTTGTTTGAAATAGTTGGTATGACATCAACTAAATTAACATTTGCTGTTGCATTTGCCTATATGGAATCTGAGCAGACAGAGACTTTTTGTTGGGTATTGGATAATGTTAGTAtgaagtgcgcctaa